TTCTCGAAGCAGGGAGGCATCGCGGAAGGAGTGGTTTCTTTCATTAGCTAAGGAGCGACGTAGAAGAGTTAATATATAAGCAATTTACCACACTTGGTTTAATTTTATTGTTTAAGTCCCGTTAATCGAATCAAAGACTGGAGTCCAGGCGCGAAGTGAAAGATGAATGACAGACGCGAGTTGACTGGGGTCATACTGCTCAATTTGCATTTCGGTTGCATTCTCAAATAGACTGAATGACTCTTGGCAATGAAGTCGCCTAATTTCTTATTGTAGAGCAGTGTCATCTCTGAGATTAGGCACAAAGCCGCTCCCCAGCATTATTATGATGATAATGATTGCTTTTATTAAGAGGCGCGATCGAGCCGAAGGCTCGGTGAGCACAATTCAATATTTAACCTGAGTTTTCCTGTAACGACAAGTCGAGGTGTGCTCGCTAATGGGGCGCGATCGCGTTTACGGCGGCGACGGCAATGATCTCATCGATGGTGGCAATAACGGCGATGTCTACTACGGCGGTAACGGGGCTGACACCTTTGTTCTCAAAACTAGCTATGGCTTGAATTGGATTCAAGACTTTCAGTTGGATACCGACTCTCTACAGCTGCCCGACCCAATTAGCTACGGTTCTCTGGAAATTTCCCAACACGGTAGCCGTACCTTGATCGGCTCTGAACAAGACCCCATCATCGCCGTTTTGGAGAACGTGAATGCTTGCCAGTTGGACGCTGACAGTTTTGTCACGGTTCCTACTGCCATGGCTTGACTCTTTTTGAAGCCGGGTTTCCACAATCTCGATGCTATTACTCTCTCCGAAAGATAAAAACCCAGTTTCTTTTCAGAAGTTCCCCTGAATTTGAACAACTTACATCACTCACACAATTTTAGAACCTTTCTTTAACGCAGTACGAGAACGAGGGGCTGAGGGCATAGTGCCCTCATGCCTTAGTGGAAGCTGGTTGAGCGATCGCGCAGCCCTTGATCAACGAAGTTCTAACTCAATATTGCTTGAGAACCCAGTCTTGACCCAATTAATGATAGGAGCAAAAAACGATGCAGTTACGCTATTGCGGAATCAATTACGAGCTTAACCCTTTTCGAGTCGAGATGGTAGCAACGGGTCTTAATGCTTCTTTTCGAGGTTTATCCTATCCCGTTCAACGCTGTATCAACCTCGAGAGTTCTCGAAACGTGGCAAATTTAAAGTATCGCGGTATTTTTTATTCCTGCCTGAAGTGGGAAGAACACTCGCGACCGACTTCAGCAAGTACTCCTGCACTTGTACACGGTTCTTCTTAAGTTTTGACCCAAACCTTCCTTGCTGGGCGAGAATTTCCTGATTGCTCTCGTCTAGCAAGGTTTTCATCCCTTAACCCTAAGCTTGCCAAGGAAGTTTTCCATGAAACAGACCATTATTCAGGTTGATGCCTTTACTAACACTCCTTTCAGTGGCAACCCCGCCGCTGTCTGTGTCCTCACCGAACCTCAATCGGATCAGTGGATGCAGCAGGTCGCTGCGGAAATGAATCTTTCGGAAACAGCCTTTCTTCATCCGCACGAAGATGACTATGCCCTACGTTGGTTTACTCCAACTACGGAAGTTCCTCTTTGTGGCCACGCCACCCTAGCCAGTGCTCACGTTCTTTGGTCAGAGGGCTACTTACCCCTCGACCAATCCGCTCGATTCGATACGAAAAGCGGTTTGCTAACAGCAACCCGGCACGAAGATTGGATTGAGTTAAACTTCCCAGCAGCCACCTACACTCCTATCGCAATCCCCGAACCACTCCCGCAGGCGCTGGGCATGCCGGTGCAATCGGTGCAAGTGACTGACCTCGGGTATTTGGTAGAAGTTGACTCAGCGGATCGAGTCAAGCAAATGCAACCTGATTTGGGGGTACTCGCTCGCCTGGAACAACCAAACGCGATTGTTACCAGTTTAGCTAAGCCAGAGTCTGCTTTCGACATTGTCTCCCGCTTTTTTGCACCGGGTCTGGGCATTCCCGAAGACCCCGTTACTGGCGCAGCTCACTGTGTTTTGGGTCCCTATTGGTGTCGTCGCCGGCAGCAGGATACCCTTTTGGCCTATCAAGCGTCTCCCCGGGGCGGTGTCGTTAAAGTTTCCTACGATGGCAGCGATCGCGTTTCCTTAAGCGGTCAAGCCGTGACAGTCTTTCGCGCCGAAATAATATGACGTTTACCGTTTTTTGAACTTATCAAGGAACAAGCAATGACAACTCAATCGCTCGACTCAAATTTCAATTCCAGCCAAGCCGAAGCTTTTGCCGAAAAGCTACTGAACCGGCTCAATTCTGGCGGGTTAGCCCTGATGATTTCTATTGGTCATCGTACTCATCTGTTTGATACGATGGCTGAGCTACCACCCACCACAAGCTCACAAATTGCCCAGGCAGCTAATCTGCAAGAGCGTTATGTCCGGGAGTGGCTAAAGGCAATGACCGTGGGTGGCATTATCGAGTATGATCCCAAGACATTCCACTATTACCTGCCGGCAGAACATGCGGCTTTTCTCACTCGCACTGCCGAGTCAGACAATATGGCGACCTTCTTTCAGCACATCGCTGAATTGGGAACGGTAGAAGACGCGATCGTCAACTGTTTTCAAGTTGGTGGTGGGGTTCCCTATTCCGCCTTTTCTCGCTTCCATACAATTATAGCCGAAGATAGCGGACAGACCATTGTCTCAGCCTTAGAAGAGCAGATTTTGCCCCTAGTCCCGGGGTTAGTAGAGCGTCTCCAAAGCGGCATTGACGTCATGGATTTAGGTTATGGCAGTGGTCGCGCCCTAAATAAGTTAGCTCAGCTGTTTCCAGCCAGTCGCTTTATCGGATATGACTTTTCTGAAAGCGCGATCGCGACGGCAAATCAACAAGCCCAAACTGATACTGCTACTTTGGACGAAGTAGAATGTTATGACTTGATTACCACATTTGATGCGATTCATGACCAAGTCTATCCTGATGTCGTCTTGCAAAATATCTATCGAACCCTCCGATCAGACGGC
This portion of the Cyanobacteria bacterium GSL.Bin1 genome encodes:
- a CDS encoding PhzF family phenazine biosynthesis isomerase: MKQTIIQVDAFTNTPFSGNPAAVCVLTEPQSDQWMQQVAAEMNLSETAFLHPHEDDYALRWFTPTTEVPLCGHATLASAHVLWSEGYLPLDQSARFDTKSGLLTATRHEDWIELNFPAATYTPIAIPEPLPQALGMPVQSVQVTDLGYLVEVDSADRVKQMQPDLGVLARLEQPNAIVTSLAKPESAFDIVSRFFAPGLGIPEDPVTGAAHCVLGPYWCRRRQQDTLLAYQASPRGGVVKVSYDGSDRVSLSGQAVTVFRAEII
- a CDS encoding methyltransferase domain-containing protein gives rise to the protein MTTQSLDSNFNSSQAEAFAEKLLNRLNSGGLALMISIGHRTHLFDTMAELPPTTSSQIAQAANLQERYVREWLKAMTVGGIIEYDPKTFHYYLPAEHAAFLTRTAESDNMATFFQHIAELGTVEDAIVNCFQVGGGVPYSAFSRFHTIIAEDSGQTIVSALEEQILPLVPGLVERLQSGIDVMDLGYGSGRALNKLAQLFPASRFIGYDFSESAIATANQQAQTDTATLDEVECYDLITTFDAIHDQVYPDVVLQNIYRTLRSDGVYLMQDIRASSDVSGNLDHPFAPFLYTVSCMHCMTVS
- a CDS encoding DUF4278 domain-containing protein translates to MQLRYCGINYELNPFRVEMVATGLNASFRGLSYPVQRCINLESSRNVANLKYRGIFYSCLKWEEHSRPTSASTPALVHGSS